The following are encoded together in the Tistrella mobilis genome:
- a CDS encoding ABC transporter substrate-binding protein, producing MDLDRRSFLALLGAAAAAPTLARAAGGGMVVTDVIGRRVELARPVARIVLLDARDVISMALLHPDPSRLVVGWADVARFDSDLLRRRYETRPDGSLIAEVGGQTPDTLSVEHILSLTPDLVVASAFMVPELGEGRLVGQLAAAGIPVVFSNAASNAAPPAGAAGDPIGDMGRAMRMWGDVLGVPARARAFTDFVADRLARVTGRLAGVAPTRAYLEVQSTYDDCCWAAGRRIWGDLLALAGGSNLSAVQASWYVKLPIEQLMTEAPAVYIASGGAYGGDIRPGIGPGLDPAAARAGLARLVARTGFETLPAVRDRRVHGVWTGLLTVAPLNILFVEIAATWLHPALFADLDPAATLDEIGRRFLAEPLPGPCWVSLAG from the coding sequence ATGGATCTCGATCGCCGCAGTTTTCTGGCCCTGCTGGGGGCGGCTGCCGCAGCCCCGACGCTCGCCCGCGCCGCAGGCGGCGGGATGGTCGTCACCGACGTGATCGGCCGGAGGGTCGAACTGGCGAGGCCGGTGGCGCGCATCGTGCTGCTGGATGCGCGCGACGTGATCAGCATGGCCCTGCTGCACCCCGATCCGTCGCGGCTGGTGGTCGGCTGGGCGGATGTGGCCAGGTTCGACAGCGATCTTCTGCGCCGGCGTTATGAAACGCGGCCCGATGGCAGCCTGATCGCCGAGGTCGGCGGCCAGACGCCCGACACGCTGTCGGTGGAGCATATCCTGTCGCTCACCCCCGATCTGGTGGTCGCCTCCGCCTTTATGGTGCCGGAGCTGGGCGAGGGGCGGCTGGTCGGCCAGCTGGCCGCCGCCGGCATTCCGGTGGTGTTCAGCAATGCCGCCAGCAATGCCGCACCGCCGGCAGGTGCGGCCGGCGACCCGATCGGCGACATGGGCCGGGCGATGCGGATGTGGGGCGATGTGCTGGGTGTGCCCGCCCGCGCCCGCGCCTTCACGGATTTCGTCGCCGACCGCCTGGCGCGGGTGACCGGCCGCCTTGCCGGCGTGGCGCCGACCCGCGCCTATCTGGAGGTTCAGTCGACCTATGACGATTGCTGCTGGGCGGCCGGGCGGCGGATCTGGGGCGACCTTCTGGCCCTTGCCGGCGGCAGCAACCTCTCGGCCGTTCAGGCGTCCTGGTACGTCAAGCTGCCGATCGAGCAGCTGATGACCGAGGCGCCGGCGGTCTATATCGCCTCGGGCGGTGCCTATGGCGGCGATATCCGGCCGGGCATCGGCCCGGGGCTCGACCCGGCAGCCGCGCGCGCCGGCCTTGCCCGGCTGGTCGCGCGCACCGGTTTCGAGACGCTGCCGGCCGTCCGCGACCGGCGGGTGCATGGGGTGTGGACGGGGCTGCTGACGGTCGCTCCGCTCAACATCCTGTTCGTCGAGATTGCCGCCACCTGGCTGCATCCGGCGCTGTTCGCCGATCTCGACCCTGCGGCGACGCTCGACGAGATCGGCCGCCGCTTCCTTGCCGAACCGCTGCCCGGCCCCTGCTGGGTGAGCCTTGCGGGCTGA